DNA sequence from the Bradyrhizobium sp. CIAT3101 genome:
CCGCGACATGGCGGTGGTGCGCGCGCATATCGCAAAGATCCCGATCGTGCTGGCTTCCGCCACGCCGTCGGTCGAATCCGAGGTGAATGCGCGCAAGAACCGCTATCAGCGCGTCGCGCTGCCGTCGCGCTTCGGCGGCCAGCACATGCCGCATATCGAGGCGATCGACATGCGTCGCGAGCCGCCGGCGCGCGGCCGCTTCATCTCGCCGCGGCTGGCGTCCGAGATCAAAAAAGCGGTCGAGAAGCGCGAGCAGGCGCTGCTGTTCCTCAATCGCCGCGGCTATGCGCCGCTGACGCTCTGCCGCGGTTGCGGCCATCGCTTCGCCTGCACCATCTGCGATGCCTGGCTGGTCGATCACCGTTTTCGCCAGCGCCTGGTCTGTCACCATTGCGGCTTCTCGATGCCGCGTCCGCACGCCTGCCCGCATTGCGCGGCGGAGGAATCGCTGGTCGCGGTCGGCCCCGGCGTCGAGCGCCTGCAGGAGGAAGCGGCCGCGCTGTTTCCGGATGCGCGCACCATGGTGCTGTCGAGCGATCTCATCACCTCGATCGAGACGATGCGCAGCGAGCTTGCCGAGATCGCGGAGGGCCGTGTCGACATCATCATCGGCACGCAGCTCGTCGCCAAGGGCCACAATTTTCCGCGGCTCAATCTGGTCGGCGTGGTCGATGCGGATCTCGGTCTGTCCAACGGCGATCCGCGTGCGGCGGAGCGCACCTGGCAGCTGCTGAACCAGGTGATCGGGCGTGCGGGGCGCGAACAGGGCCGCGGCGTCGGCTATCTCCAGACCCATCAGCCCGATCATCCCGTGATGAAGGCGCTGATTGCCTGCGACCGCGAGGCCTTCTACGACAGCGAGATCGATCTGCGCGAGCGCACGCTCTATCCGCCGTTCGGCCGGCTCGCGAGCCTGATCATCTCGGCGGGCGATCGTCCGAGCGCGGAAGGCCTGGGCCGCCGCCTCGTTGCGCTCGCGCCGCGCGACGAGCGCGTGGTGGTGCTCGGCCCCGCCGAAGCCCCGCTCGCCGTCATCAAGGGCCGCTACCGCTTCCGCATCCTGGTGAAGGCGGCGCGGGGGTTCGATCTGTCGGATTATTTGCGGAACTGGCTCGCGGTATGTCCGAAGCCGAAGGGCAATCAGAAGCTCGAGGTGGACGTCGATCCACAGAGCTTTTTGTAAGGGCTGCGAGCCTTCGTAGGGTGGGCAAAGCGAAGCGTGCCCACGAATTCTTTCCATCGCGAGAAATCGTGGGCACGGCGCTCCGCGCCTTTGCCCACCCTACGGCAGCCGTCGCGGTGCAGCCGCGCTACGACGAGACAAACAAAAAGCCCGCCGTCCCCCAAGACGGCGGGCTTATTTCGCGCAGCTAAACTGCGCCTTACGAGATCACTTCCGCGGTGACGCGGCCGACGCCGGCGCCGGTGAGGCCGATGGCGCGGGCAGCGCCCGTGGAGAGGTCGAGCACGCGGCCGCGCACGAACGGGCCACGGTCATTGATGGTGACGATGACGCTCGAGCCGCCATGGGTGACGCGCAGCTTGGTGCCGAACGGCAGCGAACGGTGCGCCGCGGTCATGGCGTTCTGGTTGAAGCGCGCGCCCGACGCCGTGCGGCTGCCGGACTCGTTGCCGTAATAGGAGGCCATGCCCGAGAAGCTGCGGCCCGTGCCCGACGTCGGCGTCATCGACGCATTGGCGTTGCGCCAATCGGAGGTCGCGTTGGAATCGTTCTCGGCGTGGTGGCGGTGATGATGCGCAGAATAGCGGTGGTGATGCCGGGATTTGGCGGAAGCTTCGGTTGCGGTTCCCCCCACGAGGAGAGTCGCGGCGACGAAAGCGATCGCCGTACGCGGCCGGGTCAAAGACAGCATTTATTGGTCCCTACACTAGTATTGCCACATGTGTGGCTAATGGAGCCCCCATCAGTTTGTGAGCGGTTTGGCGTTTCGATTCTCAATGAGGCGTGAATTGGGCAGTAAACCCGTTCGGCGGCATGCTGAAATATCTTGTGATCTGAATCGATATTCAGCCGAAGTTCCGTAATCTTTCACTTTAATGATTTGTTAACGGATCGATTACTCACGAATACTGTAAAACGAAGTTGTTATGCTTTGCGTTTAGAATTAGGTAAGTATTCCGAGGTCGAGGCCCGGGCGGCTTCGGTCACGCCTCAGCGATCCGTGTTCATGGCCGCTATGCGCTGGAGGCAGGAACCAACGGGCCGGTTGCCGACGTAACGGTCGTGGCAATTCCGTGGCATGGCAGGTTCAGGGTAGCTTCATCGCAGCCGGCAATGGATGATCGCAGTGTGCGACGAACTGGCGAGAAACACCCAAGCCTTTAGGTTGCCGTCATGTTGCACGTGCGCGCCTGCTATGTTAGCAAAGCCGCGATTTTAACGGACCCGGCACGTCCTGTGTCGGCCGAGAATCAAAGTCCCGCTTGAATTCCAAGGGCTTGGATCGCTAGGCGCCGCGTTGTGGCGACGGTTTTTCCCTTGCGAATTTGACAGCTAAAAGAGCGCGTCTGTGGCTGCAGAAGATACGTCCGTTTCAGGTGTGTCCGGCCGTTATGCAACGGCCTTGTTTGAACTGGCCCGCGACCAGAAGGTGGTCGACGAGGTCAAAGCCGATCTCGACAAGTTCGAGGGTCTGCTGAACGAAAGCGCTGATCTCAAGCGCCTCGTCCGCAGTCCGGTTTTCGCGGCTGACGCCCAGTCCAAGGCCCTCTCGGCCGTCCTGGACAAGGCCGGCATTGCCGGCATCTCCGCCAATTTCCTGAAAGTGCTGACCGCCAACCGCCGCCTGTTCGCGGTGGCTGACGTCATCCGCGCCTACCGCGCCCTCGTCGCCAAGTTCAAGGGCGAGGCGACCGCGGACGTCACGGTTGCGGAAGCGCTTTCGGACAAGAATCTCGACGCCCTCAAGGTTGCCCTGAAGTCGGTGACCGGCAAGGACGTCGCGCTCAACGTGAAGATCGATCCCTCGATCATCGGTGGCCTCGTCGTGAAGCTTGGCAGCCGCATGATCGATAGTTCGCTTCGCACCAAACTCAATTCGATCAAGCACGCGATGAAAGAGGCAGGCTGATGGACATCCGCGCCGCGG
Encoded proteins:
- a CDS encoding primosomal protein N', coding for MDHSSRSPTAPANATRMVDVLVPVALDQTYSYKVPRGMELKAGDLVGVPLGAREVLAVVWAENANPDPRLHNRLKEVNEKLDLPPLKPELRAVVDWVANYTLSPRGMVLRMCLRMGENLGPERVRAGVRLVGDLPRRLTPARQRVLEVLSDRLLHGKSEAAREAGVSAGVIDGLVDEGTLTVEPMPPPPPPPPPDPEFGRPDFSPLQRAGVDAMRALAANGTFHVALLDGVTGSGKTEVYFEAIAESIRRGRQTLILMPEIALTGQFLDRFAQRFGVRPIEWHSELTPRTRARNWAAISEGTAPVVVGARSALFLPYANLGLIVVDEEHDQAYKQDEGVHYHARDMAVVRAHIAKIPIVLASATPSVESEVNARKNRYQRVALPSRFGGQHMPHIEAIDMRREPPARGRFISPRLASEIKKAVEKREQALLFLNRRGYAPLTLCRGCGHRFACTICDAWLVDHRFRQRLVCHHCGFSMPRPHACPHCAAEESLVAVGPGVERLQEEAAALFPDARTMVLSSDLITSIETMRSELAEIAEGRVDIIIGTQLVAKGHNFPRLNLVGVVDADLGLSNGDPRAAERTWQLLNQVIGRAGREQGRGVGYLQTHQPDHPVMKALIACDREAFYDSEIDLRERTLYPPFGRLASLIISAGDRPSAEGLGRRLVALAPRDERVVVLGPAEAPLAVIKGRYRFRILVKAARGFDLSDYLRNWLAVCPKPKGNQKLEVDVDPQSFL
- a CDS encoding septal ring lytic transglycosylase RlpA family protein: MLSLTRPRTAIAFVAATLLVGGTATEASAKSRHHHRYSAHHHRHHAENDSNATSDWRNANASMTPTSGTGRSFSGMASYYGNESGSRTASGARFNQNAMTAAHRSLPFGTKLRVTHGGSSVIVTINDRGPFVRGRVLDLSTGAARAIGLTGAGVGRVTAEVIS
- a CDS encoding F0F1 ATP synthase subunit delta produces the protein MAAEDTSVSGVSGRYATALFELARDQKVVDEVKADLDKFEGLLNESADLKRLVRSPVFAADAQSKALSAVLDKAGIAGISANFLKVLTANRRLFAVADVIRAYRALVAKFKGEATADVTVAEALSDKNLDALKVALKSVTGKDVALNVKIDPSIIGGLVVKLGSRMIDSSLRTKLNSIKHAMKEAG